Genomic DNA from Candidatus Atribacteria bacterium:
AAGTAACTGTAATACGCAATGTCATCAGCTTTTTTATTGCCCTTATTGTGGCTGTGATAACTGGCATTTTTTTTGGGGAGATCTTTCAATGAAAAAAAATGTTAAACTAAAAATAGCTGCTGTATCAATTTATTTTCTTTTTTTAATTATATCCTTTATATTCGGATATAATTCAGGGAGAGAAATTGCTTTTAACTTAATTTCTTTTTTATTATATATGCTAAAAATACTCCCTTGTGCTTTTATATTGATAGGACTATTTGAAGTATGGGTAAAAAAAGAAGTCATTGAAAAACATTTAGGTAAAGAGTCTGGCATTAGGGGATATTTATGGGTTATATTGATTGCTGGAACCATTGCCGGTGGACTATTAGTAGCATTTCCAGTTGCTTATTCCTTATATAATAAAGGAGCAAAGCTTAGTATTATTTTTACCTATATAGGAGCTGCAGCAATTTGTAGAATCCCCATGACTTTGTATGAAGCTTCCTTTATGGGGGTAAAATTTACTGCCATAAGATTATTAGTTTCTTTACCTTTAGTGATTATAACTTCAAAATTATTAGGAGAATATTTAACTAAGAGGAATTATAAAATAGCAGAAGGTAGGTAACTAAAATTAAAAATAAAATGCAAAAAAATTAAAGAAAGGAAGTAAAAAAAATGAATAAAATAGAAATTCCCTTAAATGATTCACCGGTTGCCTCACCAGGTATTCCGGTTTATCTGATTTCAACAACGAGTAAGAGCAGAGTAAAGAATATTGCTCCTTATGGTATGGTTATGCCAGTCTCTTATGATCCTCCTATTTATGCAATTGGTTCAGATAAAAATAGAGATACTTACCGAAATATTGTAGAAACAGGAGAATTTGTCTTAAATGTTCCTTCAGCTTCTATGTTAGAACAGGTAAATCTTACCGGAATAAACTTTCCTGCTGAGATAGATGAATTTGAAAAAGCAAATTTTACTCCGATTCCAGCATCCCAAATAAAGCCCTCTTTGATTGCAGAGTGTAAATCTCATTTTGAGTGTAAGCTACTGAGCATTTTCGAAATAACCAAAACCAGAGTTATTATAGTTGGAGAAGTAGTAGCGATATCAATAGACCAGGAACTTTTTTTAAAAGATTTTGCTAAACAAAAAGGACAATTAGATCCTTTGTTTTATATTCATGGAGCTTATTTTGGGTTAGGAAGATATGTAGGGAAAAGGTAATAAATTTATCAGGAGTAGAAGTAGGAGTAAAAAAATAATAAATGAAAACTTATTTAGATTGTATCCCCTGTTTTTACAGACAAGTCTCTGAAGTAGCTAAAATTGTCTCGAGCGGATCAGATGCGCCTGGGACCATATTAAAATATTGCTCTTCGGAATTTATGAAATTGTATCAGAACGCAGAATTGATTATCAGTAAAGGCCAGGGAAATTATGAATCACTCTCCGAAGAAGATAAATCTATATTTTTTCTATTTAGGGCAAAGTGTCCGGTAATAGCTAAAGACGTTGGTTGTAATTTAGGAGATGTGGTTTTGTTAGGTAGGCGAAAGTAAGCTCTAAATGTTGTTAAAAGATCAATCAGAAGCTACTTATATATTAGCAATATATGTAACTGAAGATTTAAAAATCAGAGTAGGTCAATTAGGAAAGGTGTCTTTTAAAAAAGGAGATTATCTTTATATTGGTTCCGCTAAAGGTTGTTTAGAGAAACGATTACAAAGACACTTAAGAAAAGAGAAAAGAATATTTTGGCATATTGACTATCTTTTAAAGAATAAAAACGTGAAGATATTGCAGATTTGGACTATAGATAAAAAGGTGGAATGCCAAGCTGCGGAATTGTTTTGTCAAGATCCAGCTATCAAAATAATTAAAAAGGGTTTTGCTTCTTCATACTGTAAGTGTTTAACTCATTTATTCTTTATAAAAGACAAAATGAAAGCAGAAAAGATCTTAAAAGAAATAGGATTTTCTGTTTACTATTCCTTTCAGAATTTATATTTTTAATACATACAATGGGATTAATTTAGTTACAACTTCAGCCAAGCCTAACTCCAGGGTACGCAATACTACCATTCTTCCTCTGTAATCATAAGGCATTTCTCTCACTTCTTTAATTGCCTTTTTCCCTCGGTCGTTATTTAAATCCATCAAGAAATATCTCTCCCCATCATTTTCAACCACACTTAATACATTCAATAAATCTGGAAAATGATATCCACCACCATGAGGGACAACATTGGCATTTTTCAGTTTTTTCATTAAACCAAGTTTTTTAGCTCTTTTGGCAAAACCCAAGTTTTCAATCTGTTCTTGACTAAAAGAAGGTTTACCATGCACCAGGTATGCCGGTAAATCCCCCCGTAAGGTAATAGGTAAGATCTGATTGTTTTTTATACTATGACAACCCAGGAGCATAGTATTTATATCGGCTAACCCCTGGTGAGTCTCATTAAAGATTGTTTTAAAATCTCCAAACAATCTTTTGGCAAACTCGATTCTTCTTTTCTTGGAAAAATCTTCCACAAATCTATACTGTTGGTAATATCCTGTGGCGTTCTTCCCGGTTAGGAATCTAATTTTACCGAAGGGAGTATCTATTTTTTCGGCAATTTCCTCTAATTTTTTACTCCGATAATAGTATAGACCATAACCCCTTTGGTTATCGTCTCTTAACTCATCACCTGCTCCATGAACAATAAACATATAAGGGGGAAAATCTTCAACTCCGGTGATATTTCTTACCTCAAATACATCAATAAAATGATTCCCTTTACCGAAATCCCAGATAACTTTTATCCCTTCAACTTTTATTTCCGAATTTTTGGCTGAAAGTTTGGTCACTTTATTAATTAAAGTTTCTATTTCTGGAAGTTTTTCTAAACCACCTACCAGCATTCCACAGGCATTAGGTAAAACATCTAATATTATTAATTCCAATGCCCCATCTCCCCATTCAATTTTTCCACCATAACTAAAACCATTTTTCCATCTTTCTACATTTCTAGTAATAGTGGCATCAGGAGTAGATATAAAAGTTGCGTCGGGATTTAAACCGAGTTTTTCCTGGAGAAATTGAATTTTAGCGATTCCATAAGCCATATTAGCAGAACATAGTTTGGTGGCACTATCATTAATTCCAGTCATAAAGAGATGTTCTTTGGCTCTGCCTAAATATTCTTCTTTTTCCACTTCATTTTCTCCTTTAAATACTCATAAATATCTTTTAAAAAATTATTCACCTAACCCTTGATTAATTAATAAATATTGTGGAAAGGTCAGGATTGATATTCTTCCTGGGAAATAAAACGGCCGCCAGTAATTTTTTCCGATATCTTTTGGTAATTTCTATCGAATTCCAAATGCAAATTTATTCGGTTGGGACAGGAAGCTCCGATTAATTCTTTCTTTAATATATAGGCCGGTCCTTCATCTTTATAGGTGGGGGTAAGATCATTATTTTTCCTGATAAGAGTTCTAAACTTTTCTTCACACTGGTCACACTGGCTATAAATCCAGAGAAATCCCGAAGAATTTTCTTCTCTTTTTCCAATCAGTTTTTTAAAAAAATCAGTGCTCATTTTAATGCCTCCTTGAAAATTAGTACAATAAATGAAAATAAATTAATCTAAGATAGCTTTTTGATGTTATTATTTATTATAACATAGTTATAAGCAACAATTCTTCAAAAAGATTAAAAATGTTTTATACACCGGTTACAAAGAAATTTAAAAATATTTTTTTAAAAAAAGAGGGTTTTTAAAAATTTTGTCGAATAAAACTAAGATAATCATGATACAAAATATAATTAGATGAGTTAGGGAAATAATAGTGGAAGAAAATAAACCGAATAAATTAGAAACATATTTACAAGATTTGGAAGATCGCTTTAAATATTATTACGAATTAGAGAGAGATAAAGAAATATCCGGACTAAAAGTTGATATTTGCGCCCTATCTTCTACCGAACATTTTCGTCAAGTTCTAACTAAAAATATAAAAATTGATCAACATTATACCAAGGAATATGCGATAGTTAAGGCAGAAAAAAGATTTGTAAATAAAAATGAGTTAGAAGAATTTACTACATATCTGAAATCTTTGACTGATAAACCTTTCGCTCCTTCGATGAATATTATGTCTACTATTATAAACGGAGTATTGGTGTCTATTTCTGGTTTTTCCGAAGAAGCAGTTAATTTTGCCAAAAAGTTTAAATTTTCCAAATCCTTCTTATTGGGGATCAAGGGATGGTGTGACATTAGACTTATATTAGTTGATTTAAAGAAAGAAGAGTTGTATTCTAATCAAAAGGGGGAAGAAGTACTTTCTGCTTATAAGATAAAATCTGACTCTGAATTGGGAGGTGATAGAGCTTAATAATTTTGGTTTGTTTTAGAGAGAGTCATAAGTTACCGGGACAAAGAAATTTGATCTATTACTTTATTTTATTAATATTTTTTATTTAAAGAAAAGGAGGTTTTGTAGATGAGTCTCTTGATTTTAATTCTTATAGCTTTGGTAGCTTTTGCCATTGCACTTAAAACTTACGGAGGCTATTTAGGAAAACTGGTCGGAATAGATGACAGCAAAAAGACTCCAGCCCACACCATGACCGATGGCGTGGATTACATTCCAGCAAAAGCCCCGGTGCTAATGGGGCATCATTTTGCATCCATTGCAGGAGGAGGACCCATTTTAGGGCCAATTCAAGCTTCTGTCTTTGGATGGCTACCTTGTTTTTTATGGATTGTTTTAGGGAGCATTTTTATTGGTGGTGTACATGATTTTATGTCTCTTATTTCCTCGGTCAGGCACGAGGGTAAAACAGTTGGAGAAGTGGTCGGCAAAAATGTTGGCAAAAGTGCAAAGATATTATTTTTAATTTTTGTTTGGTTGGCTTTAGTGTTAGTCATAGCAGTGTTTGCTATTTTGGTAGCCAATACCTTTGCTGCTAACCCCTCTGTAGCTACTGCTTCCATTCTGTTTATGATCATCGCGGTAGGAATGGGTTTTGCCCTTTACCGTAAAGGGGCATCTCTTGGCATTGTAACTGTTATTGGGGTAATTTTGTTATTTTTATCCATTTGGATAGGTTTAGTAGCACCTTTTTCTTTGGGTGCTAAAACTTGGATTTACCTTTTACTGGTATACGTGTTCTTTGCCTCGGCTATGCCTGTTTGGATTTTATTACAACCCCGAGACTACTTATCTTCATTCTTGTTATATACTGCCTTAGGCGGAGCAGTAATAGGCATACTTTTGGGAGCTCCAAAATTAGAACTCCCTGCTTTTACTGCCTTTAAACAACCAGTAGGTTACCTGTTCCCCATGCTATTCGTCATCATTGCTTGTGGAGCAATTTCCGGATTCCATTCTCTTTGTGCA
This window encodes:
- a CDS encoding carbon starvation protein A, with amino-acid sequence MSLLILILIALVAFAIALKTYGGYLGKLVGIDDSKKTPAHTMTDGVDYIPAKAPVLMGHHFASIAGGGPILGPIQASVFGWLPCFLWIVLGSIFIGGVHDFMSLISSVRHEGKTVGEVVGKNVGKSAKILFLIFVWLALVLVIAVFAILVANTFAANPSVATASILFMIIAVGMGFALYRKGASLGIVTVIGVILLFLSIWIGLVAPFSLGAKTWIYLLLVYVFFASAMPVWILLQPRDYLSSFLLYTALGGAVIGILLGAPKLELPAFTAFKQPVGYLFPMLFVIIACGAISGFHSLCASGTTSKQLNKESDAKIIGYGGMLLEGVLATIALGTAAMLTKAGLAEGLANWGGPVGVFAHGMGNFLANLGLPEQTGIAFGALTVSAFLLTTLDTATRLGRYALEELTAEWAPSLSNKYVATIITVIFGGALALSGTWSAIWPVFGASNQLLAGLALLGATAWLAHMGKKYTVTLYPMIFMIVVTVVALLTMVFQNFAKGNYLLGFTSLILLVLAGFVINEGMKAINKFKSMSAKAE
- a CDS encoding GIY-YIG nuclease family protein codes for the protein MLLKDQSEATYILAIYVTEDLKIRVGQLGKVSFKKGDYLYIGSAKGCLEKRLQRHLRKEKRIFWHIDYLLKNKNVKILQIWTIDKKVECQAAELFCQDPAIKIIKKGFASSYCKCLTHLFFIKDKMKAEKILKEIGFSVYYSFQNLYF
- a CDS encoding DUF89 family protein gives rise to the protein MKTYLDCIPCFYRQVSEVAKIVSSGSDAPGTILKYCSSEFMKLYQNAELIISKGQGNYESLSEEDKSIFFLFRAKCPVIAKDVGCNLGDVVLLGRRK
- a CDS encoding flavin reductase family protein; translated protein: MNKIEIPLNDSPVASPGIPVYLISTTSKSRVKNIAPYGMVMPVSYDPPIYAIGSDKNRDTYRNIVETGEFVLNVPSASMLEQVNLTGINFPAEIDEFEKANFTPIPASQIKPSLIAECKSHFECKLLSIFEITKTRVIIVGEVVAISIDQELFLKDFAKQKGQLDPLFYIHGAYFGLGRYVGKR